Genomic DNA from Bacterioplanes sanyensis:
CTTGCTGCATAAACCCGGCGGTTATCTCAATAACGACTTATTTCCTCCTGGTGTTTGGCTGGACAATATTCCACGCTGGGAATTTGGCGTATTGGTACAAGTGCGCGACTTTTCTCGTGCATTGCGCAAGGACTTCAGTCGTTCGCAAAGCCAATCAACGGAAGACAAAGACCTGTCTATTGCTGAGCCACAGTTGCACTTTGATGCACGCAGCTGGGCGATTCCATCGTCAGAAAGTGAGTATCGCCGTGGCCTAGAGGCTTTGGAGCGCTACTTGGAGCGTTTATCCGATGAAGACACCAGCGATGCGCAGTTCTACGCCCGTGCCGACAACCTGCGGCAGTGGCTATTTGATGTGGAAACCCGCCTTGGCAGCTTGTCGCAGCGTCTGAGCGCTTCCATTGGCAAACGCCAAATTAACACTGACTTAGCCGGTGACCCGGCGGCGACTCAATCCACGCCGACAGCAGATGAGCAAGAAGTCAAAACGCCATGGACTGAAATCGACGACGTATTCTACGAAGCGCGCGGCACAGCATGGGCGCTGGCGCATATTTTACGCGCGATTGAGGTGGACTTCCGCGACGTGTTGGAAAAGAAAAACGCGCTGGTGAGTTTGCGACAAATCATTCGCGAACTGGAAGCAACGCAAGAGCCAATGTGGTCACCGATGATTTTAAACGGCAGCGGTTTTGGTGTGTTTGCTAACCATTCGTTGGTGATGGCGTCATATATTTCACGCGCTAACGCGGCTATTTTGGACTTGCGCGAGCTGTTGTCGCAGGGCTAAGGCTTTTTAGCTGGCAATAGTAGGCCGGGAATCCACACATTCCCGGCTTATCCTCTCTTTTTATTGTACTGTTTACTGCACTTTTTACAGCGCTATTCCCGCGTTTTGCATGCAAAACAGACTGCCGTCGCCGTAACTAGCCGCCTATAGCGGCACATCGATGTTCAGCGTCATGCTGACGCTGCTTTGCCCCTGATTCACATTCGTACCTTCAAACTGGGTGGTCAGCTGCGCTTGCAGTGGGCTCACGGTGGTGCGGATGATGTCTGGCTGGCTGGCCGTCAGGCCATTGCGACTGTCTCCCTCGCTGTTGATGGTGCTGACCACCGCATATTGCTCGTCTAACAAGGACACGGCGAGGGTGCTTGAGCCTTGTTCGCCCGTCGCTATCAGCGAGATCGAATGCAAATCTACCTGGGCGGCTTGCCCGCATCCTTGCTGCAGCCGTCGCTCCATTCGGCGAGTAAAACACTGCACCGGCTGATTCAGGCTGAGCTGATTTATCTGCTGCTCGACTTGCCCTAGGCTAGGCCGCGCTGATGCTATTCGAATCATTTGGCTGTGCTGATTGGCAAAATGCACTGGCCGGCGCTGCGGACCTTCGTCGGCGGTTAAATCGTCAAGGGTTATGCCATCAAAACGGCTATTGCTGTGGTAGCGAAACTTGGGGTGTTGCCCAGCACCAAAAAACAGCGGTAATGCAATCGCGTCTTGGGTGCTGGTCCAGTCGTGCCAGCCGCCTTCTACATCACAGCGGGCGATTTGATAGCC
This window encodes:
- a CDS encoding DUF2333 family protein, encoding MSGLKDRMADGKERLRDWWADGGLMRGGLLTLVGIYLLGAVVVGIYWSQEPEFFSVKAEAQNRADELGVEPVVGFTTTATLMKITDTLLHKPGGYLNNDLFPPGVWLDNIPRWEFGVLVQVRDFSRALRKDFSRSQSQSTEDKDLSIAEPQLHFDARSWAIPSSESEYRRGLEALERYLERLSDEDTSDAQFYARADNLRQWLFDVETRLGSLSQRLSASIGKRQINTDLAGDPAATQSTPTADEQEVKTPWTEIDDVFYEARGTAWALAHILRAIEVDFRDVLEKKNALVSLRQIIRELEATQEPMWSPMILNGSGFGVFANHSLVMASYISRANAAILDLRELLSQG